In Chthoniobacterales bacterium, a single window of DNA contains:
- a CDS encoding LamG domain-containing protein yields MTQKILLMLALSSTLQAMAPDPLVWTTPSTSSAGSMPIGNGDIGLNVWAQADGTIRTYIAKTDAWDASGRLLRLGGVDIAFSPNPFAGGDFSQTLDAAAGQIVFKGGNGFEARLWVDANAPVIRVEASAPAGVSVSVKPNIWRREKREIPTDQLQGYTWYMGGGESMGGIYGGPEPVYSFPDVVTDLEGDRIGWYQRNESSFWEFGFRHQQMDGPPPGETDPLLHRTFGVVLSSPQLAKKGAELLESAAPVKDFRLDIVALTEITPTAEDWIKDAVALSGEASSADLAKARADHEAWWKNFWDRSYIRITKASEPPIDVASATSNPLSIGVDAQGLNGFVGTVARVRIFGHALSREEIAALDSPEPAKGLVADWDFSGFNGGSITDSVGGLVAEPFGNPQAATVDGKTGVRLAGTDGLRVPSDPKLDLTRGGTLEMLISADTQAPGGGRLLDKGQPGTEQGYVLDTFPGNSLRLITKAGALEGGPVLPVGGWHRVLALFGPDGRRISIDGKIVAEAAPAPPAAEPLASELNQAYQLQRYTAACAGRGAFPIRFNGSLFWGERQDVLGAPPIDPDWRMWAADYWWQNTRLPYYPMLASGDYDFMKPLFDMYFRRLPTETARTKAWFGCEGAFMAETASFWGMMSNGDYGYERPPELEVGELKNGVMRYYWQPGIELTHMMLDYYDHTGDEAFVKERLAPMAEAYLKYYATRFGRDGNGKLVITPAQSLETWANVVNPTPDVAGLAQNTKRILALPENLVPESLRKLAKEMLDATPEIPMRTENGREIIGFAEEVNSQRSNFENPELYPVYPYRNYGIGRPGLDLARETYAARITKDHFGWHQSGMQAACLGMADECAIILRANLGNKNANFRFPTMWGPNYDWVPDQDHGSNLVNTLQLMLLQPDGDKILLAPAWPEGWEADFKLHAPKNTTVEASIRKGKIENLKVTPPERAKDVVDCLKKKVTP; encoded by the coding sequence ATGACGCAAAAAATCCTTCTCATGCTCGCACTCTCCTCAACCCTGCAAGCCATGGCGCCCGATCCGCTGGTTTGGACCACGCCCTCGACGTCTTCGGCGGGCTCGATGCCGATCGGCAACGGGGATATCGGCCTCAATGTCTGGGCGCAGGCCGATGGCACGATCCGCACCTACATCGCCAAGACGGATGCGTGGGACGCCTCCGGACGCCTGCTGCGTCTGGGCGGGGTGGACATCGCATTTTCGCCCAATCCGTTTGCCGGCGGCGACTTTTCGCAGACGCTGGATGCGGCGGCCGGGCAGATTGTTTTCAAGGGCGGGAACGGATTCGAGGCGAGGCTCTGGGTGGATGCCAACGCGCCGGTGATCCGGGTGGAGGCTTCCGCGCCGGCGGGGGTTTCCGTTTCGGTGAAACCGAACATCTGGCGTCGCGAAAAGCGGGAAATTCCGACGGATCAATTGCAGGGCTACACGTGGTATATGGGCGGGGGGGAGTCGATGGGAGGAATCTACGGGGGACCTGAACCGGTGTATTCTTTCCCGGATGTCGTGACCGACCTCGAGGGGGACCGCATCGGATGGTATCAGCGCAACGAAAGCTCTTTCTGGGAGTTCGGGTTCCGTCACCAGCAAATGGACGGCCCTCCGCCGGGGGAAACAGATCCGCTGCTGCACCGGACATTCGGCGTGGTGTTGTCGAGCCCCCAGCTCGCAAAAAAAGGAGCCGAACTCCTCGAGTCCGCCGCGCCGGTGAAGGACTTCCGCTTGGACATCGTCGCCCTCACGGAAATCACACCCACGGCGGAGGACTGGATCAAAGACGCGGTGGCACTGTCCGGTGAGGCGTCATCGGCCGACCTGGCCAAGGCGCGCGCAGACCACGAGGCGTGGTGGAAGAATTTCTGGGACCGCAGCTACATCCGCATCACCAAGGCCTCCGAACCGCCGATTGATGTCGCCAGCGCGACATCCAACCCGCTCAGCATCGGGGTGGATGCGCAGGGACTGAACGGCTTTGTCGGAACGGTCGCGCGGGTCCGCATATTCGGCCACGCCCTTTCCCGCGAAGAGATCGCCGCTTTGGATTCGCCGGAGCCTGCAAAAGGGCTTGTGGCCGATTGGGACTTTTCCGGTTTCAACGGGGGCTCGATCACGGATTCGGTGGGCGGTCTCGTCGCCGAGCCGTTCGGCAACCCCCAGGCGGCCACGGTGGACGGCAAAACGGGAGTCCGCCTTGCGGGCACCGACGGCCTCCGTGTGCCATCCGATCCCAAGCTCGACCTGACCCGCGGAGGAACGCTCGAGATGCTGATTTCCGCCGATACCCAGGCACCCGGCGGGGGGAGGCTGCTCGACAAGGGGCAGCCGGGAACCGAGCAAGGATACGTGCTTGATACCTTTCCCGGGAATTCCCTGCGCTTGATCACCAAGGCGGGGGCGCTGGAAGGTGGTCCGGTGCTTCCCGTGGGCGGATGGCACCGTGTGTTGGCCCTGTTTGGCCCGGACGGTCGCCGCATCAGCATCGACGGCAAAATCGTGGCCGAGGCTGCTCCCGCCCCTCCTGCAGCAGAGCCTCTGGCCAGCGAACTCAATCAGGCGTATCAGCTCCAACGCTACACGGCCGCGTGTGCCGGGCGCGGGGCTTTCCCGATCCGCTTCAACGGTTCTCTTTTCTGGGGCGAACGCCAGGATGTGCTCGGTGCGCCTCCGATCGATCCCGATTGGCGCATGTGGGCGGCCGACTACTGGTGGCAGAATACCCGCCTCCCCTACTATCCCATGCTGGCGTCCGGCGACTATGACTTCATGAAGCCGCTCTTCGACATGTATTTCCGGCGTCTCCCGACCGAAACCGCCCGCACCAAGGCATGGTTCGGCTGCGAGGGGGCGTTCATGGCGGAAACCGCAAGCTTCTGGGGCATGATGTCCAACGGCGACTATGGCTACGAACGCCCTCCGGAACTCGAAGTGGGCGAGTTGAAAAACGGCGTCATGCGCTACTACTGGCAGCCGGGCATCGAACTCACCCACATGATGCTCGACTACTACGATCACACCGGGGACGAGGCCTTCGTGAAGGAGCGGCTGGCCCCGATGGCCGAGGCTTATCTGAAATACTACGCCACCCGCTTCGGCCGCGACGGGAACGGCAAGCTTGTCATAACGCCCGCGCAATCGCTCGAAACCTGGGCCAATGTCGTCAACCCCACCCCGGATGTCGCCGGGCTGGCCCAAAATACCAAACGCATCCTCGCCCTGCCGGAAAACCTCGTGCCGGAATCGCTGCGCAAGCTCGCGAAAGAAATGCTCGATGCCACCCCGGAAATCCCGATGCGGACCGAAAACGGACGTGAAATCATCGGCTTTGCCGAGGAGGTCAACAGCCAACGCAGCAACTTCGAAAATCCGGAGCTTTACCCCGTCTATCCCTACCGCAACTACGGCATCGGGCGCCCGGGCCTCGATCTTGCCCGCGAGACCTACGCCGCGCGCATCACCAAGGATCACTTTGGCTGGCACCAGTCGGGCATGCAGGCCGCATGTCTCGGCATGGCCGACGAATGCGCGATCATCCTCCGCGCCAACCTGGGGAATAAAAATGCCAATTTCCGTTTCCCGACCATGTGGGGGCCGAATTACGACTGGGTTCCGGATCAGGACCACGGCTCCAACCTCGTCAACACCCTGCAACTCATGCTGCTCCAACCCGACGGCGACAAGATCCTCCTCGCCCCGGCTTGGCCCGAGGGCTGGGAGGCGGACTTCAAACTCCACGCTCCGAAAAACACGACCGTCGAGGCTTCCATCCGGAAAGGAAAAATCGAAAACCTCAAAGTCACGCCGCCCGAACGCGCCAAGGACGTGGTCGATTGCCTCAAAAAAAAAGTGACTCCATGA